In the Streptomyces sp. 3214.6 genome, GCGCCGGCCGGGGCGTCGAGCGTCCAGGCGGCGCGTTCGGGCTGGCCGGTGGCCACCCGGAACTGGTAACTCGCGATCGTGCTGTCGTTGTTGTTGGCGTCCCAGGCCATGACGTAGAGGGTGTTGAGCCCCGGCCGGGTCGGCATCAGGTCGATCGAGACGGGCGCTCCGGGAGTCGCGGGCTTGCGCTCATTGGCGGCGGTCGGATCCACGTTCAGGCCGAACCAGTACTTGGTGACGTCCTGCGCGGTCGAGTCGATCGTGAAGCGGCCGTACCGTCCGACGCCGTCCAGCCACGGGGCGAGCGGGTCGTCGGTGTGCCAGAGGGGGTACTGGGCGGAGGTCACGGTCGGTGCGGCCGGATGCTTGGAGTCGTAGGTCAGGTTGCAGGCCGTCTGGGTGTCACCGGCGTAGCTCCAGGGCCCCCACAGCTTGCCGTCCGAGGCGCGCACGCTCCACGCGGCCTTGATGTTCTGCGGGATGCTCGACGGGAGCGTGATCGTGAACGGCTGTCCGGAGGCCTTGGGCCCGATACGGCCGGAGTTCCAGTGTTCCTTCCAGCCGTCGCCCGAGTCCCAGTCGACCTTGAACTCCGCGTACACCTGGTCCTTGTCGGGGTCCGACAGAACGGCGGTCGCCTTGGGGATGACGTTCACCGCCTTGGGCGTCAGCGTGCAACTGCCGCCGGGGATCATGGTCAGCTGCGACTGCTTGGGCTGGTTCGGCGGGTTGTTGTACTCGACGCGCAGGAAGCCGTTGCCCGCGAAGCGCTTCCACTGGGTCTCGGCGTTCTCGTTCGGCGCCTTGAGCCCGAAGGTGAGCGACGTCTGCTTGTTGGCGGCGGCCCAGACGACCGCGTCCTTGGCGTTGAACTCCAGATCGCCGTCCGGGCAGGACGCGGTCGCGCCCTTGGCAGCCGTCACGGTCGGCATCTGGTCGATCCAGTAGCCCGACGCCTTCTGGTCGTTCCAGGACGTCGTCGAGGTGAGCGGCTTGGTACGCCAGAACTCCACCGGCTGCTTGGTGCAGTTGTACGCGAACGTCTCCCGCACGACGAACTCGGCGCTGGTGATGCTCTTGCCCGCGAAACTCGTCACCGGCAGCTTGTAGAACAGCCTCTTGGCGTCGTTCGGCGCGCACTTGAGGCCGGTGAAATTCGGCGGACAGAAACCCAGGCCCGCGTCGTCGGCGCCGTCGAACTTGTAGAAGTCCGAGTCGGGGAAGGCGCGGGAGACCATCGCATAGGCGGACGCCCGCGGCGAGGACCAGGCCGGGTCGATGAACACCGGGTACTGGGTGTCCGCGCCGGAGAGCAGCTTCGGGTCGGGTGTCAGCAGGAGAGCGTTCCCGGCCACGGACGCGTGCACATCGGCCCGCGAGGAGCCGTCACCGGGGCCTTCATACAGCCCGCCGGAAGGAACGGCACGCGAAACGCCATCCGGACCGGCCGCCTTGGCGGTGGCGCCGGACGCGGCGGACTTGGCGGGGGTGCCGGGCCCGGCCGACTTCGCGACGGTGCCGGACGCGGCGGACTTGGCGGGGGTGCCGGCGCCGGCACCGGCTTCGCGGGAGTCCCACATCACCGGTTGGGCAGCCTCGAAGGCGACGCCTCCCGCCTGGGCGTCGACCGCCTCAAGGCCCCCTGTGGCAGTGGAGCGGACGGTGAGCCCTTTGCCGGTCATGGGCATTTTCAGTCGGGACAGCGCGGGGTTCGCCGCGGCCTCGGCGCTCTTGACGACCAGGACCTGGGAGAAGCCGTCGGGCTCCGCGGTCATCCGCAGGTCCACGTCCGGCAGAACCTCCGGGTACGTCACGGACGATCCCGAGAGCACCGGCGCGGGCAGCGCGCCCGGCCACGACAGGGACAGCTCCCGCCCTGCCTTGACCATCCTGACCAGCGGATCCCTGCTGCCGCCCGCCGAGAACACCACATCGGCCGCGGAGGCGACGGGCGCGATGCCGACGCCGTCCAGCCGCCGCAGGCCGGTGTCGATGTCGACCCATTTGCCTGCCCGGCGGGTACGCACCGGTTCCAGATGCGTGATCTCCGTGAGGCTGCCGCTCGCATTGGCGAACACCTCGCGGTTCGCCCCACGTTCGGACACGACCTCCACCCGATGCCCGACTCGCCGGGCCTGCTCCCGCGCCCGGTCGATGTCGGGGGAAAGGGTGTCCGGGGTGGGATCGTCGGCGGCGGCGGGGGACTGCGTCCGGCCCGCATCCGAGGTCTGCGCGACCGCGGTGGCCAGGGACGATCCCGGTAGCTGGCCCGTGAGCAATGCCCCGACCAATAGAGAGATCGCGCCCACGGCCGCTCTCCCCCGATTTCTTTCAGCCACTCCAGCACCCTTCACGCATTCTTCATATGTGAAGATCACTATCCGGCCACGTGATTCAAGCTGTCAATCGGCTTTGTGTGAGCCTCAAATCACCTTTATTCGTTCAGATATGAACAAACATCAGACGAACTTCAGCCACAACGGCCCACTCCAGAGCCTGAATTGACATGACAGAGCATCATCGCCAGGCGGGGCGGGGTGGTGGTCCTGCTGGACGGCACCCTGGTCCGCACCCGGCGCCGCACCGGGACAGCCAACCGCAAGAACTACAGCGGGAAACACAAGGCCCACGGCCTGCTCTTCCTCGCCCTCACCGACGAGGATGAAAGATCTCAGTGCTCCATTTCGAGGTCTCCGATTACTTGCCCGGTGTCAACAGGCCAGGAATGGTGGGGTTCTTCCGCTTTTCGGGGGCTTCGGGGACGCTCGGGGTCAGGTCGTGGCGGTGGGCGTGAAGGAAGATCCGTTCGTCGGTGTAGACCGCGAAGAAGAAGACGAGTGCGACGCCGAGGCCGATCACCGAGGGGCGGTGGCCCGTGGTGGGGGCCAGGACGGCGGTCATCGCCAACCACAGGAAGATGTTCGGGGTGTTCTGTGTGATGAAGAGGTCCCGGCCGAGGCCGGTGCCGTGGGGGCGCAGGTGCAGGAACAGCGTCGTCAGGAGGCGCAGGGCGGTCAGGGCCGCCGCTGCGGCGGACATCACCAGCAGGAGTCGGATGGCCGTGTGGGCGGTCAGACCGACCGACGGGGTGAGGGCGAAGGTGGCGAGGCCGGCCACGGGGACCAGGGCCAAGCCGCCGAGCCAGTTCCAGTTGGTGCTGAGGGCGCCCGCCCGGATCGGGTCGCGCCGGCGCACGGCCTGCGCTCCTACCCCGGGCAGTACAAGGGCGGCGAGCAGGACGGCCGCGTAGGCGAGGAGGGCCGGTTCGAGCCTGCCCAGGGTGAGGGTCGGGGCGGTGCCTGGGAGAGAGAGGGGGAGGGCAAGGCCGGTGAGCAGGAGCACGGGGAGGGCGAGCGAGGCGGCCACCGTGTGGCGTACGGCGAAGAAGTAGTCGCCTCCCCAGAGCAGTGAGAGGGTCGGGGCTATCAGGGCGGGCGGGAGGAGCAGAAACAAACCTGCCAATTCCAACGGGAGCGAGTGCCCGGCCCAGATGAGGACCAGGCCCAGTGCGAGACGGGGAAGCAGCAGGGGCCAGGCCGCGCGGAGGCTGCTCAGGGGGCGGCGCAGAGTGGGTGGGTCCACGCGCAGCATGGCGAAGAAGGAGCCGACGGCCAGGAGGGGGGTAAGAGCGGTGGTGAAGACTGTGGCCGGGACCTGGATGCCGAGCGCGAGCTGGACCGCCACGCCCATCGCGGCGGCCGTGGCCACCAGCAGGGGGAGGCGGATCTCCACGATCTCGCCCAGGTCGTTGACGAGCCCTGCCGCGGCGGGGGCGGCAACCGCGCGGCGCAGGTCCTGCTCGGAGAGCGGGCGCGCATTGGGAATCTTGAAGTCGCGGTATTTGTCCGGGCTCGCGTCCGCGACGACCAGGGCGAACATCTCGACGACGTACTTGTGGGCGACGACCAGAACAGTGCGTCCCGCGCGGGAGGCGGGCAACAGGACGTCCTCGTAGTACGCGGCGACCCGGTCGTACATCTCCCGCCAGCTCTCGCCACCTGGCGGGCGGCCGGTCGGGGAATGGAAAGCCTCGGTGTAGCCGGCGAAGCCGATCGTCTTCTTCACCAGGCTTTTGTTGCGGCCGCTGTAGACGCCGAAGTCTCGCTCGGTCAGTGCTTCGCCGACGGTGATCCGGTCCGGAGGTTGTGGGAGCCGGTCGATGATGGTCCACGCGGTCTGGCGGGCGCGTTGGAGCGTGGACATGTGCACTTCGTCGATGTGTACGCCGCTCGCAGCGAGCGCGGCGACCCGCTCGGCCGCCTGGTCGGCCTGGCGGCCGCCGAGGGCGGTGAGCGGGGTGTCCAGGCGCCCGGCGAACCGGTTCTGTTCGTTCGCCTGGGACTCGCCGTGGCGAAGGAAGAAGAGGGGCATTGAGTGTCCCTTGCGTGGGGGGCGTGGGAGTTGTGAGCTGTGGTGGGGTGTGAGTGACAGCTGTGCTTATTGAGCATTCAAGTACATGGTGAGAGGTGTTTGTTTTCCGTGGGAAGGCTGTTCGAGAACGTTCAGATTTCTTTGTCCTGAAGCTGCGGCTGATTGGCCGAAGCCGTGGCGGTGAGCGGCCGCGGGTGCGCGTACGTGTGTCGTCTCTCGCGCCGCACCGCCGCTGCCGGCCGGAGTCGTTCGCCGGGCCACCGGGCAGGCGCATGTCACGACGCCGCAGCAGGCGCCGCGGAGCAACCGGGTCGATCACGTGACCTGTTCAGCGGACCGCGCGGATGCGGCAAGAGGGCTGGCGCATGGATCCTCGCCTGCTGCTCGGCCGGTCACGGGCAGGGCGGGGTACGCACAGGGCTTGCTGGCTGGGGATGGCAGGGGGGAAGCGGCGCGGAGGCGGTCCCGGGCCAGCACCCGCTGGTACTCGGCCGACAGATCCCCAGGTCCGGCCGCGTCCTTGCGGTAGGGCGCCACCCGCCCCGGCTTCACGCCCGCCAACGACGCGTGACGAATGATCAAGCCTGGTGATCACGCCGCTCTGCCAGCACGAGTACACCCAACCGCGACCACACCAGATCTGTGACCAGCCACTTCAGGTTGAAATGAGCCCAATGCAATGACCGGTACGAGCGCCGAGCGTGATGGAGAGCATGCGGAATGAGCTGATGCGTGACATCACCGGCGAGGTGATCACCGCTGAAGCCAGCCGGATACTGGTAATCAGAGCGGATGCGTACGACGGCACGCCCTGCCGAACGCCCAGGGACACTGCCGCGTCCGCATCGGGCGACCACCGCCGACCGCCCGGGATCGGGCGGGGATCAACCGCCGGCATGTGACGCTTCGGAGTCGGAGTCCGCGTGGGTAGGCCAGTTGTCCCGCCGTTCCCGGGCCACTGCCGCGCGACTGCTGACCCGTTCTCCGTGGGAGCCGACCCGTTCTCCGCTCAGCGGGAAGGCGGGCGCAGTCGGTTGGACAGAGGTGATCAGTTCGGGGAGTTCATGGGGTTCCGGGCGCTCCGGACGCTCAGGGAGCGCGGGGCGCGGGATGTTCCGGTGGATGGATTCGCCGTCGGTCTCCCGGCTCTGGTGCTCGAAGAAGCGGAGCATCTCCACCGGGAACGGCATGACCAGGGTGCTGTTCTTCTCCGCCGAGACATCCACCACGGTCTGCAGCAGGCGCAGTTGGAGCGCGCCCGGAGTGTCGGCCATGGTCGCCGCGGCGTCACTCAGACGCTGGGACGCCTGGAACTCACCGTCGGCGGCGATGACCCGGGCACGGCGTTCACGCTCGGCCTCGGCCTGCTTGGACATGGAGCGCATCATCGACTGCAGAAGGGCGATGTCCTTGATCTCCACCCGCTCGATGCGCAGTCCCCACGGTTCCTCGGTGGGGGCGTCCATCACCTTCTTGAGCTCCGCGTTGATGTGGTCGCGGTCGGAGAGGAGTGTGTCCAGATCCGCCCTGCCGATGACCGCGCG is a window encoding:
- a CDS encoding LamG-like jellyroll fold domain-containing protein — translated: MGAISLLVGALLTGQLPGSSLATAVAQTSDAGRTQSPAAADDPTPDTLSPDIDRAREQARRVGHRVEVVSERGANREVFANASGSLTEITHLEPVRTRRAGKWVDIDTGLRRLDGVGIAPVASAADVVFSAGGSRDPLVRMVKAGRELSLSWPGALPAPVLSGSSVTYPEVLPDVDLRMTAEPDGFSQVLVVKSAEAAANPALSRLKMPMTGKGLTVRSTATGGLEAVDAQAGGVAFEAAQPVMWDSREAGAGAGTPAKSAASGTVAKSAGPGTPAKSAASGATAKAAGPDGVSRAVPSGGLYEGPGDGSSRADVHASVAGNALLLTPDPKLLSGADTQYPVFIDPAWSSPRASAYAMVSRAFPDSDFYKFDGADDAGLGFCPPNFTGLKCAPNDAKRLFYKLPVTSFAGKSITSAEFVVRETFAYNCTKQPVEFWRTKPLTSTTSWNDQKASGYWIDQMPTVTAAKGATASCPDGDLEFNAKDAVVWAAANKQTSLTFGLKAPNENAETQWKRFAGNGFLRVEYNNPPNQPKQSQLTMIPGGSCTLTPKAVNVIPKATAVLSDPDKDQVYAEFKVDWDSGDGWKEHWNSGRIGPKASGQPFTITLPSSIPQNIKAAWSVRASDGKLWGPWSYAGDTQTACNLTYDSKHPAAPTVTSAQYPLWHTDDPLAPWLDGVGRYGRFTIDSTAQDVTKYWFGLNVDPTAANERKPATPGAPVSIDLMPTRPGLNTLYVMAWDANNNDSTIASYQFRVATGQPERAAWTLDAPAGATEDPGSGGTRPALLDGTAALGEPGVRGTALGLNSGGATDGYAAAGPHLLDTDGDFTVSTWVRLDSDAATATAVSVDGTSQAGLYLGYDKSSGRWALRVPAKDASGADFTAQRVLSQAPPEVGRWTHLAAVRDATAGKYTLYVDGVAAGTSTVTTPWHAAANLQFGRAKYNGAYAEPWQGAIDESAVYDRPLGAADIGRLARHEAVTTGRPAKAAWDFDDAATSSVAKGESQVNPLVLKGGGGKFGVPGNVAGALDLSSTDNGYASTTGPQLNTLRSFSVSAWAKLPKAESASAQIIATQAGAQQSGFELYYSGSYRRWVFNRYNSDAAGVQPTRAMANLGKPAADQVYPGDSWHHLLGVYDSTLKELRLFVDGTLVSTVPFTPAPWDATGPVQVGAGSYGGQPDSFFKGQIDDVRLFDRVVSKDEAGDLFKQHPQVKGRWKFDTTTAGTPASSPDDSAGKRPAVLGAQASVQPGAGWVGGAGGLVLDGVDDYAAAATVPVNTKESFTATVWVNTAARPQKKVTVLSAEGAVNSAFTVRYAPDPTDPQSQGGYELELPSADTSSATRPVVRHSSFQSDFEWDHLAVVYDAFADEARLYVNGHLEQVLDAMSWRANVQPFQATKQLQFGRNKENGTTGEYWPGVIDDVWLFSGVASDAQIVKLGNGESLDTVPGP
- a CDS encoding histidine phosphatase family protein — protein: MPLFFLRHGESQANEQNRFAGRLDTPLTALGGRQADQAAERVAALAASGVHIDEVHMSTLQRARQTAWTIIDRLPQPPDRITVGEALTERDFGVYSGRNKSLVKKTIGFAGYTEAFHSPTGRPPGGESWREMYDRVAAYYEDVLLPASRAGRTVLVVAHKYVVEMFALVVADASPDKYRDFKIPNARPLSEQDLRRAVAAPAAAGLVNDLGEIVEIRLPLLVATAAAMGVAVQLALGIQVPATVFTTALTPLLAVGSFFAMLRVDPPTLRRPLSSLRAAWPLLLPRLALGLVLIWAGHSLPLELAGLFLLLPPALIAPTLSLLWGGDYFFAVRHTVAASLALPVLLLTGLALPLSLPGTAPTLTLGRLEPALLAYAAVLLAALVLPGVGAQAVRRRDPIRAGALSTNWNWLGGLALVPVAGLATFALTPSVGLTAHTAIRLLLVMSAAAAALTALRLLTTLFLHLRPHGTGLGRDLFITQNTPNIFLWLAMTAVLAPTTGHRPSVIGLGVALVFFFAVYTDERIFLHAHRHDLTPSVPEAPEKRKNPTIPGLLTPGK
- a CDS encoding SPFH domain-containing protein, which encodes MGVLITVLVVFAVAGLVLLALSLRNVQQYEKGVVFRFGRLLPDIRGPGLRVIRPIGDRMRKVSVQTEVLGIPPQGSITADNVTLTVDAVVYFRVIDPVKALVNVRNYPSAVSQIAQTSLRAVIGRADLDTLLSDRDHINAELKKVMDAPTEEPWGLRIERVEIKDIALLQSMMRSMSKQAEAERERRARVIAADGEFQASQRLSDAAATMADTPGALQLRLLQTVVDVSAEKNSTLVMPFPVEMLRFFEHQSRETDGESIHRNIPRPALPERPERPEPHELPELITSVQPTAPAFPLSGERVGSHGERVSSRAAVARERRDNWPTHADSDSEASHAGG